The following are from one region of the Francisella opportunistica genome:
- a CDS encoding cysteine desulfurase family protein, producing the protein MSLIYLDYAATTPLSQSVKNLLLNLISSDDDFFNAGSSTYQQAEIVSNKIKHARAEIAHSLAVLPREIIFTSGATESNNLAIKGVAYAYKNKGRHIITSKAEHKAVLDVCKFLETQGFVVTYIDVNEFGEVDLEQLEKSITKQTILVSLMAVNNELGTKNNLIEIGKMAKQNGILLHVDAAQGYGKVDIDIKAMNIDLLSVSGHKLYAPKGVGFLYLRSKQPKVKLIKQIHGGAQEFNLRAGTLATYQIFALATAAKEMFAKKEQNFEYVAKMRQVFLEIIKRLDDIKINTDLQNSYPGILSVTFLGVKGETLLALVDGVCMSMGSACNSQAVEPSHVLSAIGLTAVQAESTLRISFGLQTSQAQVIQAANLLKEKVQLLRALFPQGEVHV; encoded by the coding sequence ACAACTCCGCTTAGTCAAAGTGTCAAAAATTTGCTGTTAAATTTAATTAGTAGTGACGATGATTTTTTTAATGCTGGTTCATCAACATACCAGCAAGCAGAAATCGTTAGCAATAAAATTAAACATGCCAGGGCTGAAATTGCCCACAGTCTAGCTGTGTTACCAAGAGAGATTATTTTTACCTCAGGAGCGACTGAGTCAAATAATCTGGCGATAAAAGGAGTGGCATACGCTTATAAAAATAAAGGTAGGCATATAATAACCTCAAAAGCTGAGCATAAAGCAGTATTGGATGTTTGTAAATTTCTAGAGACACAGGGATTTGTCGTTACATACATTGATGTTAATGAGTTTGGTGAAGTTGATTTGGAGCAACTTGAAAAATCTATTACAAAACAGACAATACTTGTAAGCTTAATGGCTGTAAATAACGAGCTTGGGACAAAAAATAACCTCATAGAAATTGGTAAAATGGCAAAGCAAAATGGCATATTATTGCATGTTGATGCAGCCCAAGGCTATGGCAAAGTTGATATAGATATCAAAGCGATGAATATTGATTTGTTATCAGTGTCTGGACATAAGTTGTATGCACCAAAAGGTGTTGGTTTTTTGTATCTACGCTCAAAACAGCCAAAAGTTAAGCTTATAAAGCAAATACATGGTGGCGCCCAAGAGTTTAATTTACGCGCAGGGACACTGGCAACTTATCAGATATTTGCATTAGCTACAGCTGCTAAAGAGATGTTTGCTAAAAAAGAGCAAAACTTTGAATATGTAGCAAAAATGCGTCAAGTTTTTTTAGAGATTATTAAGAGATTGGATGATATAAAAATTAATACAGACCTTCAAAATAGTTATCCGGGTATTTTAAGTGTTACATTTTTAGGAGTAAAGGGTGAAACATTATTAGCTCTAGTTGACGGGGTTTGTATGTCAATGGGCTCAGCGTGTAATTCTCAAGCGGTTGAGCCTTCACATGTTTTAAGTGCTATAGGTTTGACAGCAGTTCAAGCAGAATCAACGCTTAGGATATCTTTTGGACTTCAAACATCTCAAGCACAAGTTATTCAAGCAGCTAATTTGCTAAAAGAAAAAGTACAACTTTTGCGAGCTTTATTTCCACAAGGAGAAGTGCATGTATAA
- the recO gene encoding DNA repair protein RecO has translation MQQLYDFYILHQRKYRESSLLVNIFTREFGKLSALIKINKKPPNLYQPLVKLKGQISVAKKADGLAKIYNIEFVESFYQKSYINLLSLQYINELIYLLLNYSHEEDILFGKYDFILRNIDEANYMYLLRMFELELLNSLGQGIYVDSDIDGMLIQNDSSYIILPNGFRKNLNSAANSISGKSLKKINQPLSSWSKDDLKAIARVTRVCINYVLADKQLKSRKFLIDYLNLKK, from the coding sequence ATGCAGCAGCTATATGATTTTTATATATTACATCAGCGCAAATATAGAGAAAGTTCACTACTTGTTAATATATTTACGCGTGAGTTTGGCAAGCTCTCAGCACTAATAAAAATCAATAAAAAACCCCCTAATTTATATCAACCATTAGTTAAACTTAAAGGGCAAATAAGTGTGGCTAAAAAAGCTGATGGTCTAGCTAAAATTTATAATATTGAGTTTGTTGAGTCATTTTATCAAAAATCATATATCAATTTATTGTCGCTGCAGTATATTAATGAACTTATATATTTACTTTTAAATTATTCACATGAAGAAGATATTCTCTTTGGTAAATATGATTTTATTTTAAGAAATATAGATGAGGCTAATTATATGTATTTATTAAGAATGTTTGAGCTTGAGTTATTAAATAGTCTTGGTCAGGGCATCTATGTTGATAGTGATATTGATGGGATGCTAATACAAAATGATTCTAGTTATATTATACTTCCTAATGGTTTTAGAAAAAATCTCAACTCTGCTGCAAATAGTATCTCTGGCAAAAGCCTTAAGAAAATAAATCAACCGCTAAGTTCATGGTCAAAAGATGATTTAAAAGCAATTGCTAGAGTTACTCGGGTATGTATTAATTATGTTTTAGCTGATAAGCAATTAAAAAGTAGGAAGTTTCTTATAGATTATTTAAACCTTAAGAAGTAA
- a CDS encoding VTT domain-containing protein: MDTISALLNIVLHLDQFISTYINILGNWTYLLLFLVVFCETGLVITPFLPGDSLLFAIGLTGAATTLNVHLVAPILVAAAVCGDSCNYFLGRMIGKRIFKDNAKILKTAHLLKAQKFFNKYGPVAIILARFTPLVRTFMPFTAGMARMKYTKFVAMGIIGALIWVYSIVYLAFFFSNNAFVKKYFGLFIILIVVVSLIPPTISFIKAFKNKLLDRQ; the protein is encoded by the coding sequence ATGGATACAATCTCAGCATTATTAAATATTGTCTTGCATCTAGATCAATTTATTAGCACTTATATAAATATATTAGGTAACTGGACTTATTTATTGCTTTTTTTAGTGGTTTTTTGTGAAACTGGGCTTGTGATAACTCCTTTCTTGCCAGGTGATTCATTACTTTTCGCTATAGGTCTTACTGGTGCTGCGACAACACTTAATGTACACCTTGTAGCACCAATACTAGTAGCAGCTGCAGTTTGTGGTGATTCTTGTAACTATTTCTTAGGCCGTATGATTGGTAAAAGAATCTTTAAAGATAATGCAAAAATTCTCAAGACCGCACATCTTTTAAAAGCACAAAAATTCTTTAACAAGTACGGTCCAGTAGCTATTATACTTGCTAGATTTACACCACTTGTGCGAACGTTTATGCCTTTTACAGCAGGGATGGCACGCATGAAATATACTAAGTTTGTAGCAATGGGTATTATTGGTGCGCTTATCTGGGTTTATTCTATTGTATATTTAGCTTTTTTCTTTAGTAATAATGCTTTTGTTAAAAAATATTTTGGCTTGTTCATTATTTTAATTGTTGTTGTTTCTTTGATACCACCAACAATATCTTTTATCAAAGCTTTCAAAAACAAATTACTTGATCGTCAATAA
- a CDS encoding VTT domain-containing protein codes for MFDFIMHFNAHISDFVNSLGVWFYIVLFFIIFCETGSVLGIFFPGDSLLFAVGITAAATDLNIHFAVLAIFLGAVTGDTFNYLTGKFIGEKLFGTHARFFKTAYLIKTKIFLNKYGSKAIIFSRFIAFVRTITPFVAGVSKMNYIKFVVFGVISAIIWSFSITYTVYFFSDNDFVKHNLSLIISLIVVVVIFQMVFKALINKIKVKKS; via the coding sequence ATGTTTGATTTTATTATGCATTTCAATGCTCATATTTCCGATTTTGTAAACTCTTTAGGAGTATGGTTTTATATAGTACTATTTTTTATCATCTTCTGTGAAACAGGTTCTGTGTTAGGAATATTTTTCCCTGGAGATTCATTATTATTTGCCGTTGGGATTACTGCAGCTGCTACTGATTTAAATATACACTTTGCTGTGCTTGCAATCTTTTTAGGTGCTGTTACTGGAGATACTTTCAACTACTTGACAGGCAAATTTATTGGCGAGAAACTTTTTGGCACTCATGCTAGGTTTTTTAAAACTGCTTACTTGATAAAAACCAAAATCTTCTTAAATAAATACGGTAGCAAGGCTATTATATTCTCACGATTTATTGCTTTTGTTAGAACTATAACCCCATTTGTTGCCGGTGTAAGCAAAATGAACTATATTAAATTTGTAGTTTTTGGAGTAATTTCTGCAATTATTTGGTCATTCTCCATTACATACACAGTATATTTTTTTAGTGATAATGACTTTGTTAAACACAACCTCAGCCTTATTATATCTTTGATCGTTGTCGTAGTTATTTTCCAAATGGTTTTTAAAGCCCTTATTAATAAAATAAAAGTAAAAAAATCTTAA
- a CDS encoding BolA family protein has product MDSTTVAKQIKNQILSKVEPQAIIEVIDETHKHVKHSGYTQGKYHFILNITSQKLNTITKIKAHTEIFKAVEELMPYIHALSIKIKPE; this is encoded by the coding sequence ATGGATAGTACTACTGTAGCAAAGCAAATCAAAAATCAAATATTATCCAAAGTTGAACCTCAAGCCATAATCGAAGTAATTGATGAAACACACAAACATGTAAAACATAGTGGTTATACACAAGGTAAGTATCATTTCATACTTAATATAACTTCACAAAAACTTAACACCATAACAAAAATCAAGGCGCACACCGAAATATTCAAAGCTGTTGAAGAATTAATGCCATATATTCATGCCTTATCAATAAAAATCAAACCGGAGTGA
- a CDS encoding 5-formyltetrahydrofolate cyclo-ligase, protein MDKNQIRKQLLEIRNTLTNKTYLSEQISFKLIDYIQANFTNPKIASFISLENEIDTRIINNHFKNIYLPIIHPFIKHGLWFAKDCKNYCLNKYKIKEPLYSPKDIVTAWELDVIIVPIVGFTSDKFRMGMGGGFYDYSLSFKKTHKYPLTIGIAFDEQQNNAIIIDIHDIKLDLIITPTRIL, encoded by the coding sequence ATGGATAAAAATCAAATACGCAAGCAGCTTTTAGAGATTAGAAACACTCTTACAAACAAAACATATCTTAGCGAGCAAATCAGCTTTAAACTAATAGACTATATACAAGCAAATTTTACTAACCCCAAGATAGCCAGTTTTATATCTCTAGAAAATGAGATAGATACCCGTATAATTAACAATCACTTTAAAAATATATATTTACCTATAATCCATCCTTTTATAAAGCATGGGCTCTGGTTTGCCAAAGACTGTAAAAATTATTGCCTAAATAAATATAAAATCAAAGAACCACTCTACTCTCCCAAAGATATTGTTACAGCTTGGGAGCTTGATGTTATTATCGTACCAATTGTTGGATTTACTAGTGATAAATTTAGAATGGGTATGGGTGGCGGCTTTTATGACTATAGCTTAAGCTTTAAAAAAACTCATAAATACCCTTTAACTATAGGTATAGCCTTTGACGAACAGCAAAATAATGCTATTATCATAGATATACATGATATTAAGCTTGATTTAATTATTACACCTACGAGGATATTATAA
- a CDS encoding UPF0149 family protein: MKNEKPNFEDVAEALKVMQALSSASEAHGLLCALFSFGAEVKFTAWSDSLMTKPIEDGDLVAASALKTMKKLYDYTKSQFDEKGLSFDLFIPEDNEPLIYRAEALTYWIRGFLSGVGLFGLDFENTKDKEIKEAISDLMKISYMDYEALGEDEGCEEDFIELLEYTKVAVLLIDSEKI, from the coding sequence ATGAAAAATGAAAAACCTAATTTTGAAGATGTAGCAGAGGCGTTAAAAGTAATGCAGGCTTTAAGCTCAGCTTCTGAAGCCCATGGCTTACTTTGTGCCTTGTTTAGTTTTGGTGCTGAAGTTAAATTTACAGCTTGGTCAGATTCTCTTATGACTAAGCCGATTGAGGATGGTGATTTGGTCGCTGCTTCAGCTTTAAAAACTATGAAAAAACTTTATGATTACACCAAATCTCAATTTGATGAAAAGGGCCTAAGTTTTGATTTGTTTATTCCAGAGGATAACGAGCCATTAATTTATCGAGCGGAAGCTCTTACATATTGGATAAGAGGATTTTTATCAGGAGTAGGTTTGTTTGGTTTAGATTTTGAAAATACAAAAGATAAAGAAATCAAGGAAGCAATTAGTGATCTGATGAAAATTTCATATATGGACTATGAAGCTTTAGGTGAAGATGAAGGTTGTGAAGAAGATTTTATCGAGTTGCTTGAGTATACAAAAGTAGCAGTTTTACTTATTGATAGTGAAAAAATTTAG
- a CDS encoding FAD-dependent monooxygenase — protein sequence MNTKYDVAIVGGGIVGLFTSLALAKTGCKIIHIEKDQLQVKNDNRSIAVSYSSIAFLNTLGLWVKVASKTQAIKKVHVSDKGRYGRAEIFAKDENLPFLGAIAPMQELLAVALQSVADNPNIIKSFETNVVDLDKHDGKYFLVVKQQGQTKTIKAQLIIACDGANSSLRKMLDVRAKTTDYQQDALVFDIQTELENDNTAFERFMTDGVLAMLPKAKTTMGCVWTINRDNSKAKLALGSKEFEQLVQDRFGYRLGEIRLISKPAVFPLYLVQSEQIYKDNVLFFGNALHFLHPVSGQGMNLSIRDIGFLYDLLAKSDFSQNSIAAVLVEFAKVRKPDHDRTIFVTHGFIKWFVSNDTKLVASRNAGLHLLQRSKLAKKVLSRVMMGKLSKGSTLMRKVVEDEG from the coding sequence ATGAATACTAAATATGATGTGGCAATTGTTGGGGGTGGAATAGTTGGTTTATTTACTTCTCTAGCTCTAGCAAAGACTGGATGCAAAATTATCCATATCGAAAAAGATCAGCTACAAGTTAAAAATGATAATAGAAGTATCGCGGTGTCTTATTCATCAATAGCTTTTTTAAATACTCTTGGCTTGTGGGTTAAGGTTGCGAGTAAAACTCAAGCTATTAAAAAAGTTCATGTTTCAGATAAAGGTAGATATGGTCGAGCTGAGATATTTGCTAAAGATGAAAATTTGCCATTTCTAGGTGCTATTGCACCGATGCAAGAGCTTTTAGCAGTTGCTTTGCAAAGTGTTGCTGATAATCCAAATATTATCAAATCTTTTGAAACAAATGTCGTTGATTTAGATAAACACGATGGTAAGTACTTTCTAGTAGTCAAACAGCAGGGACAGACTAAAACTATAAAGGCACAGCTAATAATCGCTTGTGATGGCGCAAACTCAAGTTTGAGAAAAATGTTAGATGTCAGAGCTAAGACAACTGATTATCAACAAGATGCGCTTGTTTTTGATATTCAGACAGAACTTGAAAATGATAATACAGCTTTTGAAAGGTTTATGACTGATGGAGTTTTAGCAATGTTACCTAAGGCAAAAACTACTATGGGCTGTGTTTGGACTATTAATAGAGATAATTCAAAAGCAAAGTTAGCTTTAGGTAGTAAAGAGTTTGAACAGCTAGTCCAAGATCGCTTTGGCTACAGATTAGGAGAGATTAGACTTATTTCAAAACCTGCAGTCTTTCCCTTATATCTTGTCCAATCTGAGCAAATCTATAAAGACAATGTACTTTTTTTTGGTAATGCATTACATTTTTTGCATCCAGTATCTGGTCAGGGAATGAATTTAAGTATACGAGATATCGGCTTTTTGTATGATTTGCTTGCAAAGAGTGATTTTTCACAGAATTCAATTGCCGCTGTTTTAGTAGAATTTGCCAAAGTTAGAAAACCAGATCATGATAGGACAATTTTTGTTACTCATGGTTTTATAAAATGGTTTGTATCTAATGATACTAAGTTAGTTGCAAGTAGAAATGCTGGTTTACACCTGTTACAAAGAAGCAAGTTGGCTAAAAAAGTTTTATCAAGAGTTATGATGGGTAAACTTAGCAAAGGCTCAACTCTAATGAGAAAGGTGGTTGAAGATGAAGGTTAG
- a CDS encoding UbiH/UbiF/VisC/COQ6 family ubiquinone biosynthesis hydroxylase gives MKVRNIQKDAVIVGGGMVGLSLALALHQNGLQVALIEAKEINHKPLSADRVETRVSAINHTSKRFLQDLGVWHSIKNKRISPYYQMRVWDDVANESINITAEEIAEHSLGCIVENDIIVAALIEKIADTGIEIFANQKIHKIQRNGNTEKLLLQTVIPDPDPESYSYGSNQHNGEILNQVQDDKDLSIETSLIIGADGANSFIRDYFNFETKVKPYKHTAIVATLELEKDHQQTAYQRFYDKGVLAFLPLADSHKASIVWSVKTDYANFLMSLPAEKFEIELTKAIDNSFGNISLLSKRFSFELIERHVKSYMQNNVVLVGDAAHTIHPLAGQGVNIGFKDAIALTRVLSEAFAKGRLIGHISTLDKYQRERKLDNTKMIALMKAFKEVFASDNQYLKKARRAGFKFVDKNSIVKSIVVKQAL, from the coding sequence ATGAAGGTTAGAAATATTCAAAAAGATGCTGTAATTGTCGGTGGCGGTATGGTAGGCTTGAGCCTTGCTTTAGCATTGCACCAAAATGGTTTGCAGGTAGCACTTATTGAAGCAAAAGAGATTAATCATAAGCCTTTAAGCGCGGATAGAGTTGAAACAAGAGTTAGTGCTATAAATCATACTTCAAAGAGATTTTTGCAAGACTTAGGCGTCTGGCATAGTATCAAAAATAAGCGTATATCACCATATTATCAAATGCGCGTGTGGGATGATGTTGCTAATGAGAGTATCAATATTACCGCCGAAGAAATAGCCGAGCATAGCTTAGGCTGTATTGTTGAAAATGATATAATCGTTGCAGCTTTGATAGAGAAAATTGCTGATACGGGCATTGAGATTTTTGCTAATCAAAAAATCCATAAAATCCAAAGAAATGGTAATACTGAAAAGCTCTTACTACAGACAGTCATTCCGGACCCTGATCCTGAATCTTACTCCTATGGTTCTAATCAGCATAATGGCGAGATCCTGAATCAAGTTCAGGATGACAAGGATTTGTCAATCGAAACTAGTCTAATAATTGGTGCAGATGGAGCTAACTCTTTTATTCGTGATTATTTTAATTTTGAAACTAAAGTTAAACCATATAAACATACTGCAATAGTTGCAACGCTTGAGCTTGAAAAAGACCATCAGCAAACAGCATATCAGCGCTTTTATGATAAAGGCGTATTAGCTTTTTTACCCTTGGCAGATTCACATAAAGCTTCGATAGTTTGGTCTGTAAAGACTGATTATGCTAACTTTCTTATGAGTTTACCAGCTGAGAAATTTGAGATAGAACTGACTAAGGCAATTGATAATAGCTTTGGTAATATTAGTCTGCTATCAAAAAGATTTAGTTTTGAGTTAATAGAGCGTCACGTTAAGAGTTATATGCAAAACAATGTGGTATTAGTAGGTGATGCAGCACATACAATTCATCCATTAGCAGGACAAGGGGTAAATATAGGTTTTAAGGATGCTATTGCACTGACTAGAGTTTTGAGTGAGGCTTTTGCAAAGGGTCGTCTGATTGGTCATATTTCAACTTTAGACAAGTATCAGCGTGAGCGTAAGCTTGATAATACTAAGATGATAGCTTTGATGAAAGCATTTAAAGAAGTCTTTGCTAGCGATAATCAATATCTCAAAAAAGCGCGTAGAGCAGGATTTAAGTTTGTTGATAAAAATAGTATTGTTAAAAGCATAGTTGTAAAGCAGGCACTATAA
- a CDS encoding restriction endonuclease subunit M translates to MSNDLEVKHQKTKFDILKEEIKYLQQGIEDNHIRLDDEYRRITYVFQDRSRNIDNPEERIQADTFLKLVYDYDYSPEYINQFEVITDGSTKKEVDMVVYDDKAHEKPKLIVECKKQEVSESEYRQAVNQAFSYARFISRTIKYIWVTSGILNDYFRFDKDKNLKETLPDIPKFGEDRVPPFKYAKGEVCKDAKYKAYKDKKFKDIQTVSEGELTRIFKQAHNALWAGGQLNPSEAFDELDKLIFCKIWDERYNLEGNNKKARKKGEVYHFQVIQEDLLKEDIEKGRAEDYRTNKALAERVRYIYNRGKEFDKEVFKDDIRLSDSRIRTIVNYLQGVNLNKTDLDSKGRAFETFMGSFFRGDFGQYFTPRPIVKFVVDVLNIKNTDRVLDTSCGSGGFLLHALDKVRKQADQEYPDFETDINDAKYHHNYWHDFAEKNLFGIEINEQIARTAKMNMIIHDDGHTNVIASDGLVSFDEMQKTNKEFKANSMDFIITNPPFGSKVKKSEKNYLKTFDFGNTEIDWLDLKTKKSKEKDSQSTEVLFIEQCYKFLKENGFVAIVIPDGILTNSSLQYVRDQIEDWFRLVAVVSMPQTAFAANGAGVKSSVLFLRKWPIEKSQAYKQLKVDLQNNIKDSQNYENTCKAIEAEKKEVIKNHTGFINTTAETDKKAIEKTSEFKDWKTEISAEYNQKLADFKEKLTDLYQEQRKEQIKSQNLDYPIFMAIAENIGYDATGKETGNNELDEIQQHLTKFIKDIEDGRI, encoded by the coding sequence ATGAGTAATGATTTAGAAGTTAAACACCAGAAAACTAAATTTGATATTTTAAAAGAAGAAATAAAGTATTTACAGCAAGGTATAGAAGATAATCATATTAGATTGGATGATGAATATAGAAGAATAACTTATGTATTCCAAGATAGATCAAGAAATATAGATAATCCGGAAGAAAGAATACAGGCAGATACTTTTTTAAAATTAGTGTATGACTATGATTATAGCCCAGAATATATAAATCAATTTGAAGTTATAACGGATGGCTCTACTAAGAAAGAAGTAGACATGGTTGTTTATGATGATAAGGCACACGAAAAGCCTAAATTAATAGTAGAGTGTAAAAAACAAGAGGTTTCAGAATCAGAATATCGCCAAGCAGTAAATCAAGCTTTTAGTTATGCAAGATTTATTTCTCGAACTATTAAATATATTTGGGTTACATCTGGTATTTTGAATGATTATTTTAGGTTTGATAAAGATAAAAATCTAAAAGAAACATTACCAGATATTCCTAAGTTTGGTGAAGATAGAGTACCACCATTTAAGTATGCAAAAGGTGAGGTTTGTAAAGACGCCAAATACAAAGCTTATAAAGATAAAAAGTTTAAAGATATTCAAACCGTCTCTGAAGGCGAATTAACCAGAATCTTTAAGCAAGCGCATAATGCACTTTGGGCAGGAGGTCAGCTAAATCCTTCTGAGGCGTTTGATGAGTTAGATAAGCTAATATTTTGTAAAATTTGGGATGAAAGATATAACCTTGAGGGCAATAATAAAAAAGCTCGTAAAAAAGGGGAGGTGTATCATTTTCAAGTAATACAAGAAGATCTTCTTAAAGAAGATATAGAAAAAGGGAGAGCTGAGGATTATCGTACAAATAAGGCTTTAGCTGAACGAGTAAGATATATCTACAATCGTGGTAAAGAGTTTGATAAAGAAGTCTTTAAAGATGACATTAGGCTATCAGATTCTAGAATTAGAACAATCGTAAATTATCTACAGGGTGTAAATCTTAATAAAACTGATTTGGACAGTAAAGGTCGAGCTTTTGAAACTTTTATGGGAAGTTTTTTTAGAGGAGATTTTGGTCAATACTTTACGCCACGACCTATAGTTAAGTTTGTTGTAGATGTCTTAAATATCAAAAATACTGATAGAGTGTTAGATACGTCTTGTGGTAGTGGTGGATTTTTACTGCATGCTTTGGATAAAGTTAGAAAACAGGCAGATCAAGAGTATCCTGATTTTGAAACTGATATAAATGATGCAAAATATCACCATAATTATTGGCATGATTTTGCAGAAAAGAATCTCTTTGGTATAGAAATAAATGAGCAAATAGCTAGAACTGCTAAAATGAATATGATTATCCATGATGATGGTCATACAAATGTAATAGCTAGTGATGGTTTAGTTAGTTTTGATGAGATGCAAAAGACAAACAAAGAATTTAAAGCTAATTCTATGGATTTTATTATTACAAATCCACCGTTTGGGAGTAAGGTCAAAAAATCTGAAAAAAATTATCTAAAAACTTTTGACTTTGGTAATACAGAAATAGATTGGCTTGATCTAAAAACTAAAAAAAGCAAAGAAAAGGACTCACAAAGCACAGAGGTTCTATTTATAGAGCAGTGTTATAAGTTTTTAAAAGAAAATGGCTTTGTCGCGATAGTTATACCTGATGGAATACTTACAAATAGCTCATTACAATATGTAAGAGATCAGATAGAAGACTGGTTTAGGTTAGTAGCTGTAGTGTCTATGCCACAAACAGCATTTGCTGCAAATGGCGCAGGTGTGAAAAGTTCGGTACTTTTTTTAAGAAAATGGCCAATAGAAAAAAGCCAAGCTTATAAGCAGTTAAAAGTAGATTTACAAAATAATATTAAAGATTCGCAAAATTATGAAAATACTTGTAAAGCTATAGAAGCTGAGAAAAAAGAGGTTATAAAAAATCATACAGGCTTTATAAATACTACAGCAGAGACTGATAAAAAAGCTATAGAAAAAACATCAGAGTTTAAAGATTGGAAAACAGAAATCTCAGCAGAATATAATCAAAAGTTAGCAGATTTCAAAGAAAAGCTAACAGATCTATATCAGGAGCAGAGAAAAGAGCAAATAAAATCTCAAAATCTTGATTATCCGATATTTATGGCGATAGCTGAAAATATTGGCTATGATGCAACAGGTAAAGAAACTGGTAATAATGAGCTAGATGAAATACAGCAGCATCTAACAAAATTTATCAAGGATATTGAAGATGGCAGAATATAA
- a CDS encoding restriction endonuclease subunit S: MAEYKLDSSVDSNRIFLVDYSELQNRIDPHSYHRDRFDVIYALEKIECKSLKRVAKFSKRITNKVSDGDIYIGLENIESNTGSYIKTEAKESISSANIFKKNQILFPKLRPYLNKVYLATFDGLCSTEFHVLESALDSLNNKYLYIYLQSNLVVSQTKHLMTGNTLPRLQTEDIKNILIPLPSPEIQKQIVQKYEQAYQQKQQKEQKAKELLASIDSYLLDKLGIELPEKDNSLQARIFTTNFSEVSGGRCDVQDMKNSFLKVEGGIFNNVCLKDLCSIKKGQSITSSNIEDGKYPVIAGGKTSPYNHKYFNYNQEVITISASGAYSGYVWYHDYPIFASDCSVLWSKDEQLVSNKYIFEILKLKQDDIYSLQQGAGQPHVYASDLMKVKIPLPPLTPAQAKAGEISQQEIVEHISAIRAEAKQLQQEAIADLEATKAEIEKMILG, from the coding sequence ATGGCAGAATATAAACTTGATAGTTCTGTAGATAGTAATAGAATTTTTTTGGTGGATTATTCTGAATTACAAAATAGGATTGATCCACACTCTTATCATAGAGATAGATTTGATGTTATTTATGCTTTAGAAAAAATAGAATGTAAGTCATTAAAAAGAGTTGCAAAATTCTCTAAGAGAATAACAAATAAAGTTTCGGATGGTGATATCTATATAGGTTTGGAAAATATAGAAAGTAATACAGGGAGTTATATTAAAACAGAAGCAAAGGAAAGTATAAGTAGTGCTAATATTTTTAAAAAAAATCAGATACTGTTTCCTAAATTAAGACCTTACTTGAATAAGGTTTATTTAGCTACTTTTGATGGACTTTGTTCAACAGAGTTTCATGTTTTAGAAAGTGCTTTAGACTCCCTAAATAATAAATACCTATATATCTATTTGCAATCTAACCTAGTGGTTTCTCAGACTAAACATTTAATGACAGGTAATACCTTACCAAGATTACAAACAGAAGATATAAAAAATATACTAATCCCATTACCAAGCCCAGAAATTCAAAAGCAAATAGTTCAAAAATATGAACAAGCCTATCAACAAAAGCAGCAAAAAGAACAAAAAGCAAAAGAATTACTAGCTAGTATAGATAGTTATTTACTAGATAAGCTTGGTATAGAGTTACCAGAAAAAGATAATTCACTACAAGCTAGAATTTTTACCACAAATTTTAGTGAAGTTAGTGGTGGTAGATGTGATGTGCAAGATATGAAAAATAGTTTTTTAAAAGTCGAAGGTGGTATTTTTAATAATGTATGTTTAAAAGACTTATGTAGCATTAAAAAGGGTCAAAGTATTACATCTAGTAATATAGAAGATGGAAAATATCCTGTTATTGCTGGAGGTAAAACAAGTCCATATAATCATAAATACTTTAACTATAATCAAGAAGTTATAACAATTAGTGCAAGCGGGGCATATTCTGGGTATGTTTGGTATCACGATTATCCTATTTTTGCCTCTGACTGCTCTGTGTTATGGTCAAAAGATGAGCAACTAGTTTCTAATAAGTATATTTTTGAAATTTTAAAATTAAAGCAAGATGATATTTATAGTTTGCAACAGGGCGCTGGGCAACCACATGTTTATGCAAGTGATTTGATGAAAGTGAAAATACCACTACCACCACTTACACCAGCACAAGCAAAGGCGGGTGAAATATCTCAGCAGGAGATAGTAGAACATATCTCAGCTATACGAGCAGAGGCAAAGCAGTTACAACAAGAGGCTATAGCCGATTTAGAAGCTACAAAAGCAGAGATAGAAAAGATGATTTTGGGATGA